CTTGCACATGTTTGACAATTTAAGCGATCGGCTGGATTCTGTTTTTAAAAAACTTAAAGGACACGGGACCCTTACCGAGAACAACATTGAAGACGGTTTAAAACAGGTCAGATTGGCACTTCTGGAAGCCGATGTCAATTATAAGGTTGCAAAAAATGTCATTTCAGATATAAAGGCCCGAGCTCTTGGCCAGGAGGTCATGCAAAGTCTCACCCCGGGTCAGCAAGTCATCAAGATTGTAAATGAAGAATTTACAAAAATGATGGGCTCCACCCACCAGGAACTGAACTTTGCCACCACCGGTGCAACGGCTATCATGTTGGTGGGATTGCAGGGTTCCGGCAAGACAACTACAGCAGGCAAACTGGCAAATTTCCTGCGTAAAACAGGCAGAAAACCGTATCTTGTGCCTGTGGACGTATACCGTCCGGCCGCCATCGACCAGCTGACCAAGCTGGGAAAACAGATGGATGTGCCGGTATTTGCATCCACAACCGACATGAAACCGCTCAAGATCTGCCAGGATGCAAAAGTTGCCGCAAGAGATCTTGGCTGCGACACCCTGCTCATTGACACTGCGGGGCGGTTGCACCTGGATGACGCGCTCATGGCCGAGCTCGAAGAGATAAAAAAGGGGATCAACCCGGCAGAGACGCTTCTGGTGGCCGACGCTATGACCGGCCAGGATGCGGTGAACATTGCCGGTGAATTTGATAAACGGTTGGATATTTCCGGTTTTGTGCTGACTAAGATGGACGGCGATGCCCGGGGCGGTGCGGCGCTGTCTATAAAAGCTGTGACCGGCAAGCCGTTAAAAT
This window of the uncultured Desulfobacter sp. genome carries:
- the ffh gene encoding signal recognition particle protein, coding for MFDNLSDRLDSVFKKLKGHGTLTENNIEDGLKQVRLALLEADVNYKVAKNVISDIKARALGQEVMQSLTPGQQVIKIVNEEFTKMMGSTHQELNFATTGATAIMLVGLQGSGKTTTAGKLANFLRKTGRKPYLVPVDVYRPAAIDQLTKLGKQMDVPVFASTTDMKPLKICQDAKVAARDLGCDTLLIDTAGRLHLDDALMAELEEIKKGINPAETLLVADAMTGQDAVNIAGEFDKRLDISGFVLTKMDGDARGGAALSIKAVTGKPLKFIGVGEKTTALEPFHPDRMASRILGMGDTLSFIEKAVEAVDQKKAQALEKKFRKNQFTLEDFKNQMHQVRKMGSIKDLLGMLPGVNKKMLKDLNIDDKEFTKIEAIINSMTPEERTKHAIIKASRKRRIALGSGTSVQDVNKLLKSYTQSMKMMKKFNKGGMKNLRGMLPF